The genomic segment AATTCCACCGGCCCGCTCCACCTGGCAGCGGCGGTTGGGACGAGAGTTGTCGGGCTGTACCCCCGGAATAAAATCATGTCGCCTGTTCGCTGGGGACCTTTGGGCAAGGGGCATCTGGTCTTGCAGCCGCCGGAAAAGGGGCAGAAGATGGATTCAATCACGGTGGAGCAGGTCGCCGAAAGTATGCGAATCCTCGCGAGAGGCCCTATAAAGGATGGAAGTATCCTGAAATGAACTTGGCCGAATTTATCATACAGACCGAAGCCTGGAATTCCAATATCAATATTCCCATGATTCGCAAGGCTTACGAGTTTTCCGATGACGCTCATGCGGGGCAGTTGCGCGAATCGGGGGAAGCGTATGTGGAGCATTGTCTCCATGTCGCCCTGATTCTGGCGGAGTTGCATCTGGATTCCACTACCATTGCCGCCGGCCTCATACATGACGTCGTGGAGGATACCGGCATCAAGATTGACCGTATCAAGCAGGAATTCGGCGAGGAGATCACTGCCCTGGTTGATGCCGTCACCAAGTTGGGCGCAGTGCAGTTCAAGTCCGAGCAGGAGCAGCAGGTGGAGTATTTCCGTAAGATGCTTCTCTCCATGGCCAAGGATATCCGGGTGATCTTGATCAAGCTGGCCGACCGCCTTCACAACATGCGAACTCTCGAGCATCTTTCTCCCGAAAAGAGAAAGCGGATCGCCACCGAAACCCGCGAGGTCTACTCCCCGCTGGCGCACCGATTCGGTATTTCCAAGGTCAAAACGGAACTGGAGGACCTCTCGCTGAAATTTCTGGAGCCGGAAATTTATGCCGATCTGGCCAACAAGATCGAGTTGAAAAAAGAGGAGCGCGAGGCTTATGTCCAGCAGATTGTCATACCGATCCGGAAGGTTCTGGGTGAAAGAGGCATCAAGGCGGAGGTTACCGGCCGCGCTAAGCACATCGATTCCATTTATCGAAAAATAAGAGACCGGAAAGTTGCTTTTGAGCAGATCGCCGACCTTCTGGCAATCCGGATAATTGTCCGCACCAAATCCGAATGCTACCACGCCCTGGGGATAGTTCACGAGCTGTGGAAACCGGTGCTGCACAAGTTCGGCGATTATATCGCCAATCCCAAACCGAATAATTATCAATCGCTGCATACGGCCATTTTCGGTCCCGAAGGCAAGATCGTAGAAGTTCAGATTCGTACTTACGAGATGCACCATGTCGCCGAAAACGGTATTGCGGCCCACTGGCTGTATAAAGAGGGGCGCCAGCAGCTCGATAAGACCGATCAGCAAATGCTCTGGCTGCGCGATGTTCTCGACTGGCAGAAAGATATGACCAACCCCTCGGAGTTTCTGGAATACCTGAAAATCGACCTGTTTCCCGAGGATATTTATGTATATACCCCCGACGGAGAGATAAAACATCTCCCGGCCGGAGCCACCCCGCTCGATTTTGCCTTTGCCGTTCATACCGAAGTCGGTATCCGCTGCAATGGCGCGAAAATAAACGGGCGGATTTCGCCTCTTTCAACAAAGCTTCAGTCGGGCGACAAGGTTGAAATCATGACCAGTCCACTCCGCCACCCCACCCACGACTGGCTCAATATTGCCACTACCTCGGCCACCAAGACAAAAATCAGGCGCTGGCTCAAACAGGCCGGTCATGACCAGGCGCTCGTCCTCGGTAAGGAACTTCTGGAGCGGGAACTGAAAAAGAAACGCCTCAAAATCCCGCCTGATGAGGAACTGCTGGCGGTGGCGCAGGGATTATCGCAGATGTCCGTCGAGAATCTTTATTATGCCATTGGCAGCGGCAACATATCCGCCGGTCAGGTAGTGCTCAAACTCGTGCCTGAAGAGGTGGAACCGGCAAAACCCTCGGTCGTGGAAAAAGTCTTGGATCGGTTCCGTTCGGAGCGCGGGATCAAGATCGAAGGAATGGGAAACATGATGTTCCGTTTTGCGGGCTGCTGCCAGCCAATCCCGGGCGAAGAGGTGATCGGGTATATCACCCGCGGCCGGGGCGTTACCATTCATCGCATCGACTGCCCCGCCGCTCAGGAACTGATCAAACAACCCGAAAGAACTGTCCCGGTTACCTGGGATGTCTCCAAAGACCAGACTTTCGTGGTTCGTCTGGAGGTCAATGTCACGCCCCGGCGGAATATCCTGGCCGAAATCACCGAGTCGATCGCCGATGCCAATACCAATGTGCGTGGCGCCGATATAAATATCTCCGACACCAATTCCACCGGATATATTGTGGTCGAAGTCAATAACCTGAGTCAGTTGGAGCGGGTGCTTGAAAGGATAAGGAAAGTCAAGGGGGTTATCTCGGTAAAAAGGGCGTTGGGCGGCGACCATTTGGCCGAATGAGATTCCGCTCATTCGAGCTTTGAATCCAATCGACCATTCAATATTTTCCCTTGACATTCTATTTCTCAAGAATATACTTACGACAGGCTATTCTTTCATAACGTTGTTGCGACCTGTGGATTTGCAGATAAACAAAGCGGGCAAAGGCTCGTCTTTGATAATGGATATAGGGTTTATAAAGTTAAATTTAGAAAGGAGGTGAGATAATGAGAAAGAAGAACCATTTATTGACGGTGATGGCGCTTATGGCCGGTTTGGGGCTTTTCCTCTGCTGCTGTGATGACTGCCCGACCTGCCCAAAGCCACAGGCACCGGTATTGGGTCATTATCGAATTTATGCTTTCGACGGGCTACAGGGGCTTTTGATGTCAATCGATACCCCGGCCGATACGGTCGTGGATTCGGTGCGGGTGGATTATTACGGCTCATTCATTTATGTCACGCCGGACGGCCAGAGACTGCTTGTAATGAACGTGGGCGACAGCGGCAACAAATTGGAAATCTATAATACGTCTGATCTTGCGCATGTTGGCACACTTAATCAATATGGTTTCTACTATTTTGATGGAAGCGATAATTATGGAATATGTGCATTGGGCAGTATTCGCTTTATTGATCCAATATCCCTCTTACCTATTGACACTATCAATCGAAGCGTTCGATCGGGTTATTTGGATACCGTATCAAATCTCTTTCTTGCTGCAGCGGCTTCCAGTGCGACCATTTACAAGATTGATTGCATTACCCGGACTCTGGTGGACTCGTTCACCAATATGTTCGGGGGTAATGTGACGAACCTGGCTTATAACCGACTGACAAATGACATTTATTACTTCACATTCATAGGCTCATATTACTCCTATTTCGTCCAGTATGATTGTGATGGGGATTCTGTTATCGACAAGACTGTTGTCACCCAGACGACCGGCGGCATTTCTATCACACCTGATTGCAGGCGGGTCTATATGACCGACGGCGGTAATGGCATGCTGGGAACAATACCTCAGGGGCAGATATGGGTTTTTGATGCTCTGACTAACCGGGTATTGACGTGGATACCCAACTATAATATTGCGACGGGGAGGCGGCTGGTGCCCCTGTTCGGGCAGGTGGTTATCACCCCGGACAATAATAGAGCCTATCTGGGCGCAGCGCGGAGTTCGGGTGGACCGATACCGATGCCGGTCATTGATCTAAACACGAATCAAATCATAAAAACCGTTTTTTCGGACACCCTAAATGGAAACATCGGGGCGATGACTGTGGCGATAGGGCCTGTTCCGAAAAAATGAAGGAGGCTAAAATGCGATCTAAAAGAAACTCGTTATGCACAATGGTCATTGTGACTTTACTGACCGGTATGTGCATTCCTGCGCATGCCGAGCATTATTATTGCAGAATCGGGGAGAAGCCTTTGGCTGTCTGCGACTCCATCGTAACCGTTAAATTCAGTCCTCTTGTCCCGCAACCAAATGCGGAAACATTCGCCCAGACTGTTCCCGGCCTTGATGAACGCTATGCGCCCGAAAGGGTGAGTCGTGGCTTTTACGTTTATCATGTTGACGAAGGATACAATATTGACTCCTTGCTGGGGTATCTGAATGTGATACCTGCCGTGCAATTCGCGTTCCCTGCCTATCGTGACTCTTGTGGCTCCGTCTGCATACTCAACGACCTTTTCATTATATGCTATAAAACGGATGTCACGCAGCAGATGATGGACAGTATGGCGAACTTCTATCATGTAGAACAAATCTCTGGTCCAATGGAATATACCGGCAGCAGGGCGATGATTGCAAGCAGTTTTGAAGGCTTGAATACGTTGGAAATTGCCAATCGCTTCTATGAGTCGGGCCTGGTCGAATATTCCCAGCCGGCGATGTTCGTACCGAAACCATCGAGCATTGATCCCAACGACCCCTTTTTCCAGTATCAATATAATCTTTATAATCATGGCCAGACCGGCGGCAAACCGGGTATTGATATCGGCGTAAGAAAGGCCTGGGAGATAACGCAAGGAGACCAGAATGTATTGATCGCCATTATTGATTGCGGCTTTATCAGGATTCACGAGGATTTGAACAGCAGTCGAATTCTATGGAATAGTGGTTATGATTTCGTTGGTTCTACTGCCGACTCGATAGTACCGGACACTGATCCCAGCCCCGGCACATTATCAGCCCATGGCGTGGCCTGCCAGGGGATTATCAGCGCGCAGATGAATAACACCCTTGGCATTTCGGGCATCGCCCCGGGATGTAGTATTATACCGATAAAGGCATTTGACGACGACGAATATGGCAGTGATAATCCAACTGTATACGAAGGGGCCATCAGGCATGCCATAAATATTGCTAAGGCGTGGAAATTCCCGCCAATGGTTATCAGCTGTTCCTGGGGGTATCCCCCATATTTTTATGTCGATAATATCGCCAAGATAATAGATACCGCAGCCATGTATGGAATACCGATTGTTTTCGCCAGCGGTAACCAGGGTTCGATAGGTTACTTATATGAGTCCGTGAGCTTCCCGGCATACTTGGAAAACGCGATCGCCGTTGGGGCGGTTAGAAAGACAGGTGAAAGATGGTCGTACAGTGGTA from the Candidatus Zixiibacteriota bacterium genome contains:
- a CDS encoding bifunctional (p)ppGpp synthetase/guanosine-3',5'-bis(diphosphate) 3'-pyrophosphohydrolase, whose amino-acid sequence is MNLAEFIIQTEAWNSNINIPMIRKAYEFSDDAHAGQLRESGEAYVEHCLHVALILAELHLDSTTIAAGLIHDVVEDTGIKIDRIKQEFGEEITALVDAVTKLGAVQFKSEQEQQVEYFRKMLLSMAKDIRVILIKLADRLHNMRTLEHLSPEKRKRIATETREVYSPLAHRFGISKVKTELEDLSLKFLEPEIYADLANKIELKKEEREAYVQQIVIPIRKVLGERGIKAEVTGRAKHIDSIYRKIRDRKVAFEQIADLLAIRIIVRTKSECYHALGIVHELWKPVLHKFGDYIANPKPNNYQSLHTAIFGPEGKIVEVQIRTYEMHHVAENGIAAHWLYKEGRQQLDKTDQQMLWLRDVLDWQKDMTNPSEFLEYLKIDLFPEDIYVYTPDGEIKHLPAGATPLDFAFAVHTEVGIRCNGAKINGRISPLSTKLQSGDKVEIMTSPLRHPTHDWLNIATTSATKTKIRRWLKQAGHDQALVLGKELLERELKKKRLKIPPDEELLAVAQGLSQMSVENLYYAIGSGNISAGQVVLKLVPEEVEPAKPSVVEKVLDRFRSERGIKIEGMGNMMFRFAGCCQPIPGEEVIGYITRGRGVTIHRIDCPAAQELIKQPERTVPVTWDVSKDQTFVVRLEVNVTPRRNILAEITESIADANTNVRGADINISDTNSTGYIVVEVNNLSQLERVLERIRKVKGVISVKRALGGDHLAE
- a CDS encoding S8 family serine peptidase, whose translation is MRSKRNSLCTMVIVTLLTGMCIPAHAEHYYCRIGEKPLAVCDSIVTVKFSPLVPQPNAETFAQTVPGLDERYAPERVSRGFYVYHVDEGYNIDSLLGYLNVIPAVQFAFPAYRDSCGSVCILNDLFIICYKTDVTQQMMDSMANFYHVEQISGPMEYTGSRAMIASSFEGLNTLEIANRFYESGLVEYSQPAMFVPKPSSIDPNDPFFQYQYNLYNHGQTGGKPGIDIGVRKAWEITQGDQNVLIAIIDCGFIRIHEDLNSSRILWNSGYDFVGSTADSIVPDTDPSPGTLSAHGVACQGIISAQMNNTLGISGIAPGCSIIPIKAFDDDEYGSDNPTVYEGAIRHAINIAKAWKFPPMVISCSWGYPPYFYVDNIAKIIDTAAMYGIPIVFASGNQGSIGYLYESVSFPAYLENAIAVGAVRKTGERWSYSGSGEGLDVVAPSGFAWIDAGDLYTLDQPGEDGYNPAFVSCALTNEDYLCTFGGTSGAAPQVAATLALVRSRRPDIKSFNTLKMIINSSAVDGIGDSYDSVGWDPAYGYGLASAFRALLAVSRGDPNNDHTINMSDITYLINFLYKGGPAPVPDRLMGDVFCDGILNIHDIQYLINYLYKGGPAPIICFKY